The sequence below is a genomic window from Serratia nevei.
CCTGATAGGCGAGATCGAACAGCGGCAGCAGGTGACGCCGCTGCAGCACGGCGAGCGTGGCGCGCCACTGCTCCGCCGTCAGATCGGTGCCGGTAGGGTTATGGCAGCAAGGATGCAACAGGACTACGCTGCCGGGCGGCAGGCTGTCCAGCGCGTCGAGCATGGCGGCGAAACGCAGGCCGCCCGCCGCTTCGTCAAAGTAGGGATAGGTATTCACCCGCAGCCCGGCGCCTTCAAATATCGCCCAGTGATTGGCCCAGGTGGGATCGGACACCCAAATGTCACCGCGCGCCAGAAAGTGGCGCAAAAAATCCGCCGCCAACTTTAGCGCACCGGAGCCGCCGACGGTCTGCACCGTGGCGATCTCGACCGCCTGTTGCTCGCCGAACAGCAGCGCCTGCACCTGGCGAGCGAACTGCGGCGAACCTTCGATCGGCGGATAACCGTGCGGGCGACGCAGCGCCAGCAACCGCTGCTCGGCGGCCTCCACCGCCTGCATCAGCGGAATATTCCCCTGCCGGTCGTAATAGAGTCCAATGCCTAAATTCACTTTTTTCGGATTGGGGTCCTGCAAATAGGCTTCCATCAGCGACATAATAGGATCGGCTGCAGAAGGTGCAATCTGTTTAAACATGACGCATCCTTAACTCGTTATTGAATTAATATGAAGACAGACTTAATAAAAATTAAATCAGGCGATGGCGCTGACGGTGATTTCTATTTTCATTCCCGGCACCACCAGTTTTTCGACAATAACCGTGGAACGATTGGGATAAGGATAATTAAAGTATTTCCGGTAAATATCATCGAGCAATTTAACGTCGTTGACGTCGGTAAGATAAACGATCACCTGCAGTACCTTATCGCTGTGGCTGCCCGCCGCCTTCAACGTCTGCGCCAGGTTATCGAAGGTTAACGCAATCTGTTGCTCCGGCGCGCCGGTCTCGATGCTGCCGTCCGCCCGCACCGGGCCGTGGGCGGTAAACAGCATGCCGCCGCCCCGGGTGGCCCAGGAAAAAGGCTGGCCGATGTCCGGCAGCCCGGTCTCTACGATCTCGCGCATGTCAGTGGTTCCCGTGGTGGTCAAGTTGGCGAAGCAGCGCGCCGTCGGCGGCGAACAACGCATCCAGAATGGTGAAATGATTGGCGCCGGGCACCGCGACCAGTTCGGCCGGCAACCCGCGTTGGCGCAGCGCCGCGTGATAGTGTTGCGACTGACCGATCAACTCCGGCAGCTCAGCTGCGCCGTAATACAGCGTGAGCGGCTTACTGCGCGCCGGCGGGTGGCGCGCCGGGCTTAGCGTTTCAATCTGCCGCTCGGTCAGCTGCAGCGCCCGATTGACATAGCTCTCTTGCAGCGGCGCCAGTTCGAACAGGCCGCTGATGGGAAAGACCGCCTCCACCAACGCATGCTGCTGCCAAAACGCCGCCAGATGCCCGCCGGCGGAATGGCCGCACAGATGCACCGGATGGGCATAGTGCGGCGGCAGACGGCGCTGAATAGCATCAAGCGCCGCCCCCACCTGGCGACAAATAGCGTCAAGATTAACCGCCGGCGCCAGCGCATATTCCACCAGCACCACGTCAAAACCCAACGCCAACGGCCCGGCGGCGATAAAGGCGAAATCCGCCTTATCGCAGAATTGCCAATAGCCGCCGTGAATAAAAATTAACGTCCCCTGGTGCTGCTTTGCAGAATAGAGCCAATCCATCGTCTCGCGTTCGCTTTCGCCATACGCAATATTCTTTTCATGTTTTGTCTGATGATAAATAGCCGCGCTGCGGGTCTGAAATGAAGCCAAAATAGCGTCTTCATTATCCACCGCAGCGCCGTTGTCATAGCTCCCCGCAAGTAGTTTCATATATTAAACTTCGTTTATTATTTAAAATATGAATTAACTATTAGCACCGGCAACATTATTGTCAAGACGGGTCTATCAGCAATGCGCGCCCGGTAAAATAAAACAACACCGGCAGCGAAAAAGTTTAACCCATGAAACTTTTTGCGCTTATTTTCCCCGCCCGTCCGGCTGAATTTGCGGCAATGCGCTTAGCCGCTCAAACGCATAATCCCAAAAGGCACGCACCTTCAGCGGCATGCGCTGCGCCTGCTGCGCCACCAGCTGCACCGGCATCGGCAACGGTTCATGGTCCGCCAGCAGCCGCACCAGCGTACCGGCGGCCACATCGTCCGCTACCTGATACGAGAGCAGCCGGGCGATGCCCTTGCCGGCGCGCACCGCCAGCAGCTGCGCTTCCACATCGTTGAGCAACAGTCGGGGGGCCAAGCGCACCCGCTCGCCGTTTTCCTGCGGGCCGAAGCGCCATTCACGCAGCGACGGCCGCTGAGTGCCGACGATGGTGGCATGCTCCGCCAGCTGCGCCGGTGAGCGCGGCTCGCCGCAGCGCGCCAGGTAAGCCGGGCTGGCGACCGTCACCCGGCTGACCTGCCCCAGCCGCCGTGCCACGCGCGAAGAGTCCTGCAGATGGCCGATGCGCACCGCGATATCCAGCCCTTCGTCAATCAGATCGAGATTGCGATCGTTCAACACCATTTCGATCTGCATCTGCGGGTAGTCATCGAGAAACGCCATCACCACCGGCGCCACGTAGCGGCGGCCGAACTGCACCGGCGAAGTGACGCGCAGCAAGCCGCTCAGCTGCGCTTCGGCGGTATCCTGCACCACCGCCTGATAATCCTGCAGCAGCTGTTGCGCGCGCTCCAGCAACCGCACGCCCGCCTCGGTGGGCGCCAGCCGCCGGGTGGTGCGCTCCACCAGCCGGGTGCCGAACCGCTGTTCCAGCGCGGCGATCGCCCGGGTGATCGCCGGCGCCGAGCGCCGCAGTTTGCGCCCGGCGGCCGCCAGGCTGCCCTGCTGCACCACCGCCACGAAGATGGCCAACTCGTCTAACCGATCCATAGACTCTTCCGATAAGTGAAATTATCAATTTCCACATTGCCGGATTCCGCTCATTCACCGCAAGAGTATGCTGAAAAAAAACACTGAGGAGAAACGCCATGTCCACCATCACCCTCTACGGCACCCCGCTTTCCGGCCACGTTCACCGCGTGGCGTTGCTGCTGCGCATGCTGGCGCTGCCCTATGAATGGGTAGAGGCCTCGGCGGACGTGCGGCAGAGCGCGGCCTTTCGCCGGCTCAACCCGTTTGGCCAGATCCCGGTCTTGCAGGACGGCGATCTGACGCTGGCCGACAGCAACGCCATTCTGGTTTATCTGGCGAAACGCTATGCGCCGGACAGCCACTGGCTGCCTGAACAGCCGGCGGCGGCGGCGCGGGTGCAGGCCTGGCTTTCCAAAGCCGCCGGCGAAGTCCGCTACGGCCCGGCCTCCTGCCGATTGATCGCCCAGTTCGCGGTGCCGGAGGATTATCAGGCGGCGCGGGCAATCAGCGATCGTTTTCTGCCGCAGATGGAACAGCACCTGAGCGAGCGCGGCTATCTGGCCAGTGAACAGGCGACCATCGCCGATTTGGCCTGCTACAGCTATGTGGCGGTCGCGGCCGAAGGCGGCATTTCGCTGGCGCCTTACCCCGCCATACGGCGTTGGGTGGCGAGCATCGCGGCGCTTCCTGGCTTCTTCGCCATGCCGGCCCTGCCGGCACCGGCGGCGAGCTGACGCCATGATCCCGCAACGGTTCCACCCCGATGAGCTGCGCGCGCAGACGCTGGCCGGTTTCGATCGCGTAGGCGGAGGCATCTACCCCGCGATGCCAGATCAGCACCGTGCGTTTTTTGCCGCACTGCCCTACCTGTTCGTCGCCACGCTGGACGACCAGGACTGGCCCATCGCCACCCTGTTCAGCGGCCCGCCCGGATTTTTACGCACGCCGGACGACACGCACCTGCGCATCAGCGCGCCGCGCCGCGCCGCAGCGACGATCCCGCCCAGGCGCTGTTACTGCCCGGCAAACCGGTCGGCGCGCTCGGGCTCGACTTCAGCAACCGGCGGCGCAACCGCGCCAACGGCACCGTCGGCCGCACCGACAAAAACCGGGTGGAGATCGTCGTTCACCAAAGCTTCGGCAACTGCCCGCAGTACATTCAGCGCCGCGAACTCTACCCGGTGGAGAGCCGGCCACAGCCGGTTGAGCATTTAGCGTCGCTCGATGCGGCGGCGCAGGCGCTGATCCGCACCGCAGACACCAGCTTCGTCGCCAGCGGTGCGCACCTGGAACTGACGCAGGGCGGCGTCGATATTTCCCATCGCGGCGGGCGCCCCGGCTTTATCCATCTGGAAGGCGACACGCTGTGGATGCCGGACTTTCGCGGCAACCGCTATATGAATACGTTGGGCAACCTGCTGGCCGAACCGCGGGCGGCGCTGCTGTTCATCGATTTCGATCGCGGCGACGTGCTGCACCTGCAAGGAAAAACGCAGATCCTCTGGCAGGCGCAAGGGGATCCCGGCGTTGAAGGGGCGGAACGCTATTGGCGGTTTGACGTTCACCGCGCCTGGCGTTTTGCGGCGGCGCTGCCGTGGCGGGGACGCGATCTGGAGTATTCACCGGCGACGCTGGCGACCGGAGTGTGGCACCGCTGAAATGAAAAGCCCCGCTGCGGCGGGGCTGAATCGGGAAATTACAGGCTGTGTTCGGCCGCCGCTGCGGCCTGATAAAGCTGACGAAAATAACTCAACCGCGCAAAGAACAGGCGGCTTTGCTGTTCCGACATATTGCCGGCCACCTGCCCGGCGTCAATCTGCCGCCCTTGCCATTCCATCAGGGCGATACTCGACGCCAAAAAATCCATTTCGCTGCCGTAGGCCGCGAGATGTCTGTCCACTGATTTCATCATTCGCACACTCCTTTTAATCACATCGAAAAGGGTCATATGCCTGCTCTTTCAGTATCGGCCCGGCGGCGGATATTTTTTGTACAGAAGGTGCGCATGAAGAAAACGCTCATCTTGTCGCCACGCTGGCAAACGGCGACGGCAAAGTTTGCTAGGGTAAAGGGTAGCCGTATGGGATAGACCATTCTGTTGAACTCAGCAAAGGAAGAGACCAATGAGCACCAGCATCAGCGCTACCCTCAAGGACCCCACGCTGTTCCGCGAGGCCAATTACATCGACGGGCAATGGTTGCCGGCCAAAGCAGGCCACGCGATCGCCATCCATAACCCCGCCAACGGCGAGCTGGTTGGCCATGTGCCGGCCTTCGGTGCCGAAGAAACCACGCGCGCCATCGCCGCCGCCAAGAAGGCGCTGCCCGCCTGGCGTGCGCTGACCGCCAAAGAACGCGCCGGCAAACTGCGGCGGCTGTTTAAGCTGATGATGGAAAATCAGGAGGATCTGGCGCGCATCATGACGGCGGAACAGGGCAAACCGCTGGCCGAAAGCCGCGGTGAGATCGCCTATGCCGCCTCCTTTATCGAATGGTTCGCCGAGGAAGGCAAGCGGGTCTACGGCGACACCATTCCGCAGCCTCAGGCGGGCCGCCGCATCATCGTGCAGAAAGAGCCGATAGGCGTGTTCGCCGCCATCACTCCGTGGAACTTCCCGGCGGCGATGATCACCCGCAAAGCCGGCCCCGGCTGGGCGGCGGGCTGTACCGGGGTGATCCGTCCCGCCAGCCAGACCCCGTTCTCGGCGCTGGCGATCGCCGTGCTGGCGGAGCGCGCCGGGCTGCCCGCCGGGGTGTGCAACGTGATCACCGGCCCCAGTAAAGGCATCGGCGGCGAGCTCACCGCCAACCCGGACGTGCGTAAACTCTCCTTCACCGGCAGCACCGAAGTCGGCGCGCAGCTACTGGCCCAGTGTGCGCCCACCATCAAGAAAACCAGTATGGAGCTGGGCGGCAACGCGCCGTTTATCGTGTTCGACGACGCCGATCTGGACGCCGCCGTGGCCGGCGCGGTCGCCTCGAAATACCGCAACGCCGGCCAGACCTGCGTCTGCACCAACCGTTTTCTGGTGCAGGACGGCGTGTACGACGCCTTCGCCGCCATACTGAAAGCCGCCGTCGCCAAGCTGAAAGTTGGCAACGGCCTGGATGACGGCGTCACCATCGGCCCCTTGATTAACCCGGACGCGGTGGAGAAAGTGCGCGAGCATATCGCCGACGCCGTCGAGCACGGTGCCTCGGTGCTGCTGGGCGGCAAGCCTGACGCGCTGGGCGGCAATTTCTTCACCCCGACCATCCTGACCGACGTACCGCGCACGGCGAAAATCTTCCGCGAGGAGACGTTCGGCCCGGTGGCGCCCCTGATCCGCTTCAACCAGGAAGCGGAAGCCATCGAACTGGCCAACGACACGCCGTTCGGCCTGGCCGCTTACTTCTACAGCCGCGACATCGGCCGGGTGATGCGCGTGGCCGAAGCGCTGGAGTACGGCATCGTCGGCATCAACGAAGGGCTGATTTCCACCGAGGTGGCGCCGTTCGGCGGCATGAAGTACTCCGGTTTGGGCCGCGAAGGCTCAAAATACGGCATCGAGGACTATCTCGAGATCAAATACCTGTGCCTTGGCGGTTTGGGCGCTTGATGCGATCGGCCTCCGCGTCTGCGGGGGCCCTGTCTGGCGGATCCGGGAAGCCTTTGCTACCTTTAGGCCTCTCGTTCGAACGGTTAAAAGGAATTTCCAGTATGCAACCTCTCGTGATACAGCTGCCCGGCTTTTACGTCGCCGGCCAAACGGTCAGAACCACCAATCAGGACGAAACCCGGCCCGAGACGGCAAAAATCCCGGCGCTGTGGTCAGACTTTTTCGCCACCTCGCCCGCCACGCCGGTCTATGGGGTCTACTCCAACTACGCCTCCGACGCCGGCGGGCCGTTTGACGTCACCGCCGGCAGCGCGGCAGAGAGCGGTTTGCACATCCAACCCGGCCGCTATCTGGTGTTCCAGGCCCGTGGCGCCATGCCGGCGGCGGTTATCGCAGGCTGGCAAGCCATCTGGGCCTACTTCGAGCAACACCCGGAAATCGAACGCCGCTTCCTGACCGACTTCGAAGCCTATACCGGCCCCGAGGCGGTCGATATCCATATCGGCTGCCGCTAACGTAACAGTGAGATCGACGATGATCACCTTCTCGCCTGCCATTCCGATCCTGCGCATTTTTGCGGTCGACAAGGCCAAAGAGTTTTATCTGGACTTTCTCGGTTTCACGCTGGAGTGGGAGCACCGTTTCAGCGAAGATCTGCCGCTGTACATGCAGGTGACCCGCGCCGGATTGACGCTGCACCTGAGCGAACACTATGGCGACAGCACGCCCGGCGCCGCTATTTTCATCCCGGTGCACGATATCGACGCGCTGCACCGGGAGCTCACGGCCAAAAACTACCGCTATGCCCGGCCGGGGTTGGAGGTTGTCGACTGGGGCAAAGAGCTGAACCTGACCGATCCGTTCGGCAACCGCCTGCGGTTTTGCGAGCAGAGTGGATCAGAATGAATGTGATAACGTTCATGAGTCCATTTTACCGATCTACCGGATGAGAATACTATTTTCAATCTCGTAAAATTGAAAAGCGCTCATCACATTCATTTAGTCAAAAATATTCACCGCTGTGCTTAAAAAAAGTTACTTTCGGCAGGAAATGGGCTTTGCTATAAATTCCCCATCCGATGTAAGCACCTCGTTATAACAACATCGTGATCTCCCTTAAACATTGCCGGAGTGCACTATGAAAAGTCACATTTTAATATCCACAATAGTCCTTCTAACGTCCGTTTCCGCATTTTCCAAAGATCAAAAGACGGCTTCTGCTAAAGTAGAGCAGCTGGTGGAAAGTACGTCAGCCTGGGATGGCACACCCTACAAAAGTTACCCATCCGGCCAACCTGATCTAAGAGTCATCAGAATGACGATTCCTGCCAACACGGCGCTTCCCTGGCATACACACCCCTATCCAAACGCAGGTTATGTTTTAAAAGGTCAGCTTACTATCGAAGACAGAGACTCTGGTAAAAAACAAACGTTTAAAACCGGTGAGGCCTTTCCTGAAACGGTCGGAGGCGTACATCGTGGTATCAGTGGGAATACCGAGACAGTGCTGATATTGACTTATTCTGCAGTTAAGGGTGTTCCGACATTTACATCAGAGCCAGGCGAAGTGGATGAGTATTGATAACTGAAACTGAGCCGTATGCTTTTTCAATTTAGATATCCAATGCCACTTTGGATTAAATACCCTGTTAGTTAAAATATCTTGTATGGACAGCCCCAGCTTTAGAAGGGCTGTCCCGCCAAACGCCCCCCTCACTCACCGATATAATGGCATTAAGAATAAGGTCTAGCAGAACGCACCTGATACAAAGTCAGAGACCAGTATTGATGCGTCATCACTCTTTCTCCATACAAAAAATAAATCATTCCTTTCAAGCTCAGGAATCTCCATGGCCTGTATTTTACTCTGAGTTGGAAAGCACTTTTCTAAAATACTTTCCGGTACCAAGGAGAACCCCAAACCGGCACTTACGCAGGCGGTGATAACATCATACGACTCCATCTCCAATATCATATTAGGTTTGATTTTTTTACTCGAAAGTAGGTATTCAATCAGGTGTCGATAGCTACAGCTTTTTCTAAATGTATAAAGATCCAGTGTTTCCAGAAAGCCAAGATCGATGGTTGCCGGCAAGGACGGGGGCACAATCAACATTAATCGCTCCCTAAACGCCAACGTGCTGGAAAGCAACGGATGCTCTATGGGACCATCGGTAATGATGAGATCGAGTGCCCCTTCGAGTAACTCTCGCTCCAGATTAAGAGAGTTATCAGACCTGATATGCAATTCTATATTGGGGTATTTCATTCGATGATTGACGATGTATGAAGGCATGTGAGAGGACAGCACCCCCTCCAGAGCGCCGACAAGAAAAACACCGTTCGCTGCAGTATTTCTATTGAATAAATGTTCAATATTGACAGCACGCAACAATAAGTCTTTAGCACTGCGGTAAAGTATGCGCCCCTGTGGCGTTATCAATAATCGGTTCTTTTCTCGATTGAATAGCTTCGCCCCCAACTGCTCTTCAAGTTGTTTCAACCGAATAGTGATATTGGACGGAACACAATTCAGCTTCTTGGCCGCAGCGGCAATGGTTCCATTTTCGACAATTGCACAGAATAAGCTTAATTGATGTAACTTCATTTTATCGCTTGATTCCTTTCTTCTTACTATAAAACAGACTAATAATCTGCATTTAAAATAAAACCCTCATAAGACCAGCCGCCTCTAATCGATAAAAAACCAGACAACGCTATTGTTGCAAGGCAGCAAGGCGTTCGCGAGTCGCCATATCATTAGGAAAATAGACGACCAGGCGCAATAAAGGATTTTGGTTAAGCGTAAAAGTCTCGTACGAAGTTTCAAGCCGTGTGCCATCCGGATAAAACAACGGCCGATACCCGTTGGTTTTTTCCAGGACGCGATGCTGATTCCAGAGCAGGCGAAACAGATCGCTTCGTTCATAAAGCTCCGCATGCAGTTCAAAAAGATACGTGTCCTGCGGGAAAAGAGCTATCGCAAAACGCAACATAGCCGCCGTATCTTCAGCCTTCTCACGCCAGGTGGCGTAGCGGTTCTTTGCCTCATCATCCAGAAAAACCACTCGCGCCAGATTCAATTCATGTACACTTTCATCTGTGCCGGTAATCAGCTTTCTGGCCAAAAAATTCGGACTTATGATGTCAAGCCGTACATCCAGAAAATAGGCAGGCGTCAACACAAAGGACTCAATATAAAACTGCAGCGTTGCTGCGTCAGAATATATTTCCGCAGAGGAAAGAGGCCGCTCTCGGTTAAACAACAAGTACAAATATTGCCGTTCCGACGCGTCTAACCTGAGTACATCCGCCAGAACGGACAGCGTCTGCAACGAAGGGTTGCTCACTCGCCCCTGCTCCAACTTGGTATAATATTCTACGCTCAACCCCGCCTGCTCGGCCAACTCCTCTCTGCGTAATCCTTTGACTCGTCTATTCTTTCCATCATCCAAAATACCAAAATCAGTGGGTTTCAAGCGACATCTTCGGCTGTAAAAAAAACTGCGAATCTGCTCGATCAACATATTCATACAACATCCTGTTTCGTTGGGTCCGACGTTATCAGGGGGCGTAAAATAACGTTATTCATTATTAATTAATAACACCTCATGACCTCTCCCGCCATTTTTATTTTCTGTCATATCGCCGAAGCAGAACGCCCGCTCTCGCTTGGAAACAATTATAACAAACTGGTACTGTCAGAGACTGTTTGGACAACGAGTAAAACGGTAAAGTTATGTCACCCACTGCTTTAACAAGAACACATTTATACCCCTTGGAGATGATCATGTATCAATTTAATCATTACACGGCCAAAGAGCTGGCGCTAGCCTATTTAGCGGGAATCAATCATAAACTGACTCCGGATGAGTTTATATTGGAAGTGAAACGGCAAGAGCAATGCTTCAGCAAAATATTAAACAAACAACATCAATCAGATGTTGTTATAACCTGCTGATAAACATAACCATACCATTCATCTCTTCATACTTGTAACAAGGTGGCTCTGCCAGAGACTGGTTGGGCGCAATTTTGCGTTGCTATTATCCCCATGGCCCTCATGTTTGAAGGAAATCTGTATGTCTACGTTAAATAAACGAATCCTTTTCATTACCTATAACATCGGTGTGGAAAAAGATGAACTGCTTATCCCATTACGTCGCCTTGCCGCTAAAGGTGCAGAGGTTGTGCACGCGGCGGCGGAAAGCTTACGCGTGCAGACTTTTGTCAACGATACCGATAAAGACGAAATTGTTAATGCCGATCGACTGCTCAGCGATGA
It includes:
- a CDS encoding LysR family transcriptional regulator, yielding MKLHQLSLFCAIVENGTIAAAAKKLNCVPSNITIRLKQLEEQLGAKLFNREKNRLLITPQGRILYRSAKDLLLRAVNIEHLFNRNTAANGVFLVGALEGVLSSHMPSYIVNHRMKYPNIELHIRSDNSLNLERELLEGALDLIITDGPIEHPLLSSTLAFRERLMLIVPPSLPATIDLGFLETLDLYTFRKSCSYRHLIEYLLSSKKIKPNMILEMESYDVITACVSAGLGFSLVPESILEKCFPTQSKIQAMEIPELERNDLFFVWRKSDDASILVSDFVSGAFC
- a CDS encoding glyoxalase superfamily protein, which encodes MTFSPAIPILRIFAVDKAKEFYLDFLGFTLEWEHRFSEDLPLYMQVTRAGLTLHLSEHYGDSTPGAAIFIPVHDIDALHRELTAKNYRYARPGLEVVDWGKELNLTDPFGNRLRFCEQSGSE
- a CDS encoding LysR family transcriptional regulator; this encodes MDRLDELAIFVAVVQQGSLAAAGRKLRRSAPAITRAIAALEQRFGTRLVERTTRRLAPTEAGVRLLERAQQLLQDYQAVVQDTAEAQLSGLLRVTSPVQFGRRYVAPVVMAFLDDYPQMQIEMVLNDRNLDLIDEGLDIAVRIGHLQDSSRVARRLGQVSRVTVASPAYLARCGEPRSPAQLAEHATIVGTQRPSLREWRFGPQENGERVRLAPRLLLNDVEAQLLAVRAGKGIARLLSYQVADDVAAGTLVRLLADHEPLPMPVQLVAQQAQRMPLKVRAFWDYAFERLSALPQIQPDGRGK
- the gabD gene encoding NADP-dependent succinate-semialdehyde dehydrogenase, which encodes MSTSISATLKDPTLFREANYIDGQWLPAKAGHAIAIHNPANGELVGHVPAFGAEETTRAIAAAKKALPAWRALTAKERAGKLRRLFKLMMENQEDLARIMTAEQGKPLAESRGEIAYAASFIEWFAEEGKRVYGDTIPQPQAGRRIIVQKEPIGVFAAITPWNFPAAMITRKAGPGWAAGCTGVIRPASQTPFSALAIAVLAERAGLPAGVCNVITGPSKGIGGELTANPDVRKLSFTGSTEVGAQLLAQCAPTIKKTSMELGGNAPFIVFDDADLDAAVAGAVASKYRNAGQTCVCTNRFLVQDGVYDAFAAILKAAVAKLKVGNGLDDGVTIGPLINPDAVEKVREHIADAVEHGASVLLGGKPDALGGNFFTPTILTDVPRTAKIFREETFGPVAPLIRFNQEAEAIELANDTPFGLAAYFYSRDIGRVMRVAEALEYGIVGINEGLISTEVAPFGGMKYSGLGREGSKYGIEDYLEIKYLCLGGLGA
- a CDS encoding RidA family protein; this encodes MREIVETGLPDIGQPFSWATRGGGMLFTAHGPVRADGSIETGAPEQQIALTFDNLAQTLKAAGSHSDKVLQVIVYLTDVNDVKLLDDIYRKYFNYPYPNRSTVIVEKLVVPGMKIEITVSAIA
- a CDS encoding glutathione S-transferase family protein, encoding MSTITLYGTPLSGHVHRVALLLRMLALPYEWVEASADVRQSAAFRRLNPFGQIPVLQDGDLTLADSNAILVYLAKRYAPDSHWLPEQPAAAARVQAWLSKAAGEVRYGPASCRLIAQFAVPEDYQAARAISDRFLPQMEQHLSERGYLASEQATIADLACYSYVAVAAEGGISLAPYPAIRRWVASIAALPGFFAMPALPAPAAS
- a CDS encoding alpha/beta hydrolase is translated as MKLLAGSYDNGAAVDNEDAILASFQTRSAAIYHQTKHEKNIAYGESERETMDWLYSAKQHQGTLIFIHGGYWQFCDKADFAFIAAGPLALGFDVVLVEYALAPAVNLDAICRQVGAALDAIQRRLPPHYAHPVHLCGHSAGGHLAAFWQQHALVEAVFPISGLFELAPLQESYVNRALQLTERQIETLSPARHPPARSKPLTLYYGAAELPELIGQSQHYHAALRQRGLPAELVAVPGANHFTILDALFAADGALLRQLDHHGNH
- a CDS encoding GyrI-like domain-containing protein, whose amino-acid sequence is MQPLVIQLPGFYVAGQTVRTTNQDETRPETAKIPALWSDFFATSPATPVYGVYSNYASDAGGPFDVTAGSAAESGLHIQPGRYLVFQARGAMPAAVIAGWQAIWAYFEQHPEIERRFLTDFEAYTGPEAVDIHIGCR
- a CDS encoding helix-turn-helix domain-containing protein, with product MNMLIEQIRSFFYSRRCRLKPTDFGILDDGKNRRVKGLRREELAEQAGLSVEYYTKLEQGRVSNPSLQTLSVLADVLRLDASERQYLYLLFNRERPLSSAEIYSDAATLQFYIESFVLTPAYFLDVRLDIISPNFLARKLITGTDESVHELNLARVVFLDDEAKNRYATWREKAEDTAAMLRFAIALFPQDTYLFELHAELYERSDLFRLLWNQHRVLEKTNGYRPLFYPDGTRLETSYETFTLNQNPLLRLVVYFPNDMATRERLAALQQ
- a CDS encoding aromatic amino acid transaminase, with amino-acid sequence MFKQIAPSAADPIMSLMEAYLQDPNPKKVNLGIGLYYDRQGNIPLMQAVEAAEQRLLALRRPHGYPPIEGSPQFARQVQALLFGEQQAVEIATVQTVGGSGALKLAADFLRHFLARGDIWVSDPTWANHWAIFEGAGLRVNTYPYFDEAAGGLRFAAMLDALDSLPPGSVVLLHPCCHNPTGTDLTAEQWRATLAVLQRRHLLPLFDLAYQGFGDGLEEDCLALREALKTDLPFLVCNSFSKNVALYGQRLGALSVRCADAENAANVKGALKTLIRRSYSCPPTHGSQIVETLLGDAELGELWRNELAEMRVRIKQMREQLAAGLARGGSSLDHRRIRDQRGMFSYTGLNEAQLQTLRQRYAIYLVSPGRMCLPGLNPGNIDYVTAAILDVTRTA
- a CDS encoding glycogen synthesis protein, with product MMKSVDRHLAAYGSEMDFLASSIALMEWQGRQIDAGQVAGNMSEQQSRLFFARLSYFRQLYQAAAAAEHSL
- a CDS encoding cupin domain-containing protein translates to MKSHILISTIVLLTSVSAFSKDQKTASAKVEQLVESTSAWDGTPYKSYPSGQPDLRVIRMTIPANTALPWHTHPYPNAGYVLKGQLTIEDRDSGKKQTFKTGEAFPETVGGVHRGISGNTETVLILTYSAVKGVPTFTSEPGEVDEY